Proteins found in one Rhizomicrobium sp. genomic segment:
- a CDS encoding PAS domain-containing sensor histidine kinase: MLNWIRAISRSSLLDFGVAILAVLSGFLTYATVTGVGPVAPTAGVLTALLLLNLTLGLALAALIAWRVIRLWIARNAGTAGARLHVRLVLIFSTIAVVPAILVAIFSTVTLNLGIEGWFSDRVQAAINNTEIISGRYMLEKGRGIANDAIQMMLALESDPTLLDEHHQIKTGQMFARLADMAEKRGLLGSFIIDSHGDYKGSNTNFKYSAAKKPSASDLAWAAANPSAITYGDRKTGIMYALIRVSLLNDAYLLVARPVDADVYDYYKRSTAAANEYFRLKQNLSEVQLIFAALYIVVSLVILLAAIWLGLWAANRLVRPISSLIGAAERVTGGDLKVQVEVERDDDEVGVLGRAFNRMINQLDAQRSALVSANRQNDERRRFTETVLAGVSAGVIGLDHDGMITIVNRAAARLLNAAPEELEGRHYSESVPELAALVRRAISEPVGRAGGEVTVKRGTTTRALSVQVSSERGPDGSGYVATFDDITDLVSAQRTAAWADVARRIAHEIKNPLTPIQLSAERLKRKYASEVTTDPDVFAQCTDTIIRQVGDIGRMVDEFSSFARMPTPVMRRENAQELIQQAVFLQRVANPQIAFETRLPKEAVYFECDGRLVAQALTNVLKNAGEGVNARLAKGDDHPGRIVIALEKTEDRVAFRVTDNGIGLPHEHRDRLTEPYVTTRAKGTGLGLAIVRKILEDHGGELILQDAGHDADEGVETEHGAEVLLVFPPRQKNSKDKGLADEQERIADRV; the protein is encoded by the coding sequence ATGCTGAATTGGATACGGGCCATTTCGCGCTCGTCGCTGCTGGATTTCGGCGTCGCCATCCTGGCAGTCCTGTCCGGCTTTCTCACTTACGCAACAGTCACGGGCGTGGGCCCGGTCGCACCGACCGCGGGCGTGCTGACGGCGCTGCTGCTGCTCAATCTGACGCTCGGCCTCGCTTTGGCGGCGCTGATCGCCTGGCGCGTGATCCGATTGTGGATCGCGCGCAATGCCGGAACGGCCGGCGCCCGCCTGCATGTCCGGCTCGTCCTGATCTTCAGCACCATCGCCGTGGTGCCGGCGATCCTGGTCGCGATCTTCTCGACCGTGACCCTCAATCTCGGCATCGAGGGATGGTTCTCCGACCGCGTCCAGGCGGCGATCAACAACACCGAGATCATCTCGGGCCGCTACATGCTCGAAAAGGGCAGGGGCATCGCCAACGACGCCATCCAGATGATGCTGGCGCTGGAGAGCGATCCCACGCTGCTCGACGAGCATCACCAGATCAAGACCGGGCAGATGTTCGCCAGGCTGGCGGACATGGCGGAGAAGCGCGGCCTGCTGGGTTCCTTCATCATCGACAGCCACGGCGACTACAAGGGCAGCAACACGAACTTCAAATATTCCGCGGCGAAAAAGCCGAGCGCCAGCGATCTGGCCTGGGCCGCCGCGAATCCGTCCGCCATCACCTATGGCGACCGCAAGACTGGCATCATGTACGCGCTGATCCGCGTCTCGCTGCTGAACGACGCCTATCTTCTCGTGGCGCGCCCGGTCGATGCGGACGTGTACGACTACTACAAGCGCTCGACGGCGGCGGCGAACGAGTATTTCCGGCTGAAGCAGAACCTGTCCGAGGTCCAGCTCATCTTCGCCGCGCTCTACATCGTCGTTTCCCTGGTCATCCTTTTGGCCGCCATCTGGCTCGGCCTGTGGGCGGCGAACCGGCTGGTGCGGCCGATCTCCAGCCTCATCGGCGCCGCCGAGCGGGTCACGGGCGGCGATCTCAAGGTGCAGGTCGAAGTCGAGCGCGACGACGACGAGGTCGGCGTGCTCGGCCGCGCTTTCAACCGCATGATCAACCAGCTCGACGCCCAACGCTCGGCGCTGGTCTCCGCCAATCGCCAAAACGACGAGCGGCGCCGCTTCACCGAGACGGTGCTGGCCGGCGTCAGCGCCGGCGTGATCGGCCTCGACCATGACGGCATGATCACCATCGTGAACCGTGCTGCGGCGCGCCTGCTGAACGCCGCGCCGGAGGAACTGGAAGGGCGCCACTATTCGGAATCGGTGCCGGAGCTGGCGGCGCTGGTCCGCCGCGCGATCTCCGAACCCGTCGGCCGCGCCGGCGGCGAGGTGACGGTCAAGCGCGGCACCACCACGCGGGCACTCAGTGTCCAGGTGTCGAGCGAGCGCGGGCCCGACGGCAGCGGCTATGTCGCGACGTTCGACGACATCACCGATCTGGTATCGGCGCAGCGCACCGCCGCCTGGGCCGACGTCGCGCGGCGCATCGCGCACGAGATCAAGAATCCGCTGACCCCGATCCAGCTTTCGGCGGAGCGCCTGAAGCGCAAATATGCCAGCGAGGTCACGACGGACCCCGACGTTTTCGCGCAATGCACCGACACGATCATCCGCCAGGTCGGCGACATCGGCCGCATGGTCGACGAATTCTCCTCCTTCGCGCGCATGCCGACGCCGGTGATGCGGCGCGAGAACGCACAGGAATTGATCCAGCAGGCGGTGTTCCTGCAACGCGTCGCCAATCCCCAGATCGCCTTCGAGACGCGGCTGCCCAAGGAGGCCGTCTATTTCGAATGCGACGGACGACTGGTGGCGCAGGCGCTCACCAATGTGCTGAAGAACGCGGGCGAGGGCGTCAACGCGCGGCTCGCCAAGGGCGACGACCATCCTGGCCGCATCGTCATCGCGCTGGAGAAGACCGAGGACCGCGTCGCGTTCCGCGTCACCGATAACGGCATCGGCCTGCCGCACGAGCATCGCGACCGGCTGACCGAGCCCTATGTGACGACGCGCGCCAAGGGCACCGGCCTCGGCCTCGCCATCGTGCGCAAGATTCTGGAAGACCATGGCGGCGAACTGATCCTGCAGGACGCGGGTCACGACGCGGACGAGGGTGTCGAAACGGAGCACGGCGCGGAGGTCCTTCTGGTCTTCCCGCCGCGGCAGAAGAATTCGAAAGACAAGGGACTGGCGGATGAGCAAGAACGGATCGCAGATCGCGTCTGA
- the ntrC gene encoding nitrogen regulation protein NR(I) — MPAGLILVCDDDSAIRTVLNQALGRAGYDVRTTGTAAGLWRWVSAGDGNLVITDVVLPDENGFDLIPRIKKIRPDLPVVVMSAQNTILTAITATERGAFDYLPKPFDLKELTSVVQRALASPTAKRDITAEQRGEDRLPLIGRSPAMQEIYRVIARLTQTDLTVMIMGESGTGKELVARALHDYGKRRHGAFVAVNMAAIPKELVESELFGHERGAFTGATNRGVGRFEQAEGGTLFLDEIGDMPLEAQTRLLRVLQQGEYTTVGGRTPIKTDVRIIAATNRDLRQLIQQGLFREDLYYRLNVVPMRLPPLRERAEDVPDLVRHFLRKAEDEGLPSKRLEPEAFDMLKHYRWPGNVRELENLIRRLAVLHSGDVIPTAAISAELKEPARIRDADDGDEPVSLSTAVERHLTKYFLAQGEKLPPPGLYDRVLQEIERPLLSICLAATRGNQIRAAHLLGLNRNTLRKKIRDLGLEVIRGLRVD; from the coding sequence TTGCCAGCCGGATTGATTCTCGTCTGCGACGACGATTCCGCCATCCGCACGGTGCTGAATCAGGCGCTCGGTCGCGCCGGATACGACGTGCGCACGACAGGCACGGCCGCCGGCCTTTGGCGCTGGGTTTCCGCCGGCGACGGCAATCTCGTGATCACCGATGTCGTGCTGCCGGACGAGAACGGCTTCGATCTCATTCCTCGCATCAAGAAAATCCGGCCCGACCTGCCGGTCGTGGTGATGAGCGCCCAGAATACGATCCTGACCGCGATCACCGCGACGGAACGGGGCGCGTTCGACTACCTGCCCAAGCCTTTCGACCTGAAGGAGCTGACCTCCGTCGTCCAGCGCGCGCTTGCCTCGCCCACGGCCAAACGCGACATCACCGCCGAGCAGCGCGGCGAGGACCGGTTGCCGCTGATCGGCCGCTCGCCCGCCATGCAGGAGATCTATCGCGTCATCGCGCGGCTGACGCAGACCGACCTCACCGTCATGATCATGGGCGAGAGCGGCACCGGCAAGGAACTGGTCGCGCGTGCGCTGCACGATTACGGCAAGCGCCGCCACGGGGCCTTCGTCGCGGTCAATATGGCCGCGATCCCCAAGGAGCTCGTCGAAAGCGAGTTGTTCGGCCATGAGCGCGGCGCCTTCACCGGCGCGACCAATCGCGGCGTCGGCCGCTTCGAACAGGCCGAAGGCGGCACGCTGTTCCTGGACGAGATCGGCGACATGCCGCTCGAAGCGCAGACGCGCCTGCTGCGCGTGCTGCAACAGGGCGAATACACCACGGTCGGCGGCCGCACGCCGATCAAGACCGATGTCCGCATCATCGCCGCGACCAATCGCGACCTGCGCCAGCTCATCCAGCAGGGCCTGTTCCGCGAGGACCTGTACTACCGCCTCAATGTCGTGCCGATGCGGCTGCCGCCTCTGCGCGAGCGCGCCGAGGATGTGCCCGATCTCGTGCGCCACTTTTTGCGCAAGGCGGAGGACGAGGGCCTGCCGTCGAAGCGGCTCGAACCCGAGGCCTTCGACATGCTCAAGCACTATCGCTGGCCGGGCAATGTGCGCGAACTCGAAAACCTTATCCGGCGCCTCGCGGTGCTTCATTCCGGCGACGTCATCCCGACCGCGGCGATTTCCGCCGAACTGAAGGAGCCGGCGCGCATCCGCGATGCTGACGACGGCGACGAACCGGTCTCGCTGAGCACCGCGGTGGAACGCCACCTGACCAAATACTTCCTCGCGCAAGGCGAGAAGCTGCCGCCGCCTGGCCTCTACGACCGCGTGCTGCAGGAGATCGAACGTCCGCTGCTGTCGATCTGCCTGGCCGCGACGCGCGGCAACCAGATACGCGCGGCGCACCTGCTCGGCCTCAATCGCAATACCTTGCGCAAGAAGATCCGCGATCTGGGGTTGGAAGTGATACGGGGCCTGCGCGTCGATTAG
- a CDS encoding ATP-binding protein — protein MVTMAGDQFQLKEAAATAAIAGALPMPILVVGPDLHILFVNPAAEQFFDTGAGLLVRQNLTDLVPFGSPLLQLVAQARERGASVSERNVDLTTPRNGERVADVNVTPLPEPEGAVVVILQERSLAQRIDRQLLHRGAVRSMHGMAAVLAHEIKNPLAGIRGAAQLLEESGSDADKTLTQLICDETDRIRALIDRMESFGDTRAMPRTPVNIHEVLDRVRKVAETGFAKGVTIVESFDPSLPPVLGDRDQLIQVFMNLVRNAADALPEAGGEITLTTGYRPGVRFGAAVAGERLSLPLEVTVRDNGSGVPPDLMPNIFDPFVTTKPRGSGLGLALVAKIVGDHGGVIECESGPRRTIFRILLPKAAEQSEGG, from the coding sequence ATGGTGACGATGGCAGGCGACCAATTTCAGCTCAAGGAGGCGGCAGCAACGGCGGCGATCGCTGGAGCCTTGCCTATGCCCATTTTGGTGGTCGGTCCCGACCTGCATATTCTCTTCGTCAATCCGGCGGCGGAGCAGTTTTTCGACACCGGCGCCGGACTTCTGGTCCGCCAGAATCTTACCGATCTCGTACCCTTCGGCAGCCCCCTGCTGCAACTCGTCGCCCAGGCGCGGGAACGCGGCGCCTCGGTCAGCGAGCGCAATGTCGACCTGACCACGCCGCGCAACGGCGAACGCGTGGCCGATGTAAACGTCACACCGCTCCCGGAACCGGAGGGTGCCGTCGTCGTCATCCTCCAGGAGCGCAGCCTCGCCCAGCGCATCGACCGCCAGCTTCTGCATCGCGGCGCCGTGCGCTCGATGCACGGGATGGCGGCGGTGCTGGCGCACGAGATCAAGAACCCGCTCGCCGGCATCCGCGGCGCGGCGCAACTGCTCGAGGAATCCGGCAGCGACGCCGACAAGACGCTGACGCAACTCATCTGCGACGAGACCGACCGCATCCGGGCCCTGATCGACCGGATGGAATCGTTCGGCGACACGCGCGCCATGCCGCGCACGCCGGTGAACATCCACGAGGTGCTCGACCGCGTGCGCAAGGTGGCGGAGACCGGCTTCGCCAAGGGCGTGACCATCGTCGAATCCTTCGATCCGTCGCTACCGCCGGTGCTGGGCGATCGCGACCAGCTGATCCAGGTGTTCATGAACCTGGTGCGCAATGCCGCCGATGCGCTGCCCGAGGCCGGCGGCGAAATCACGCTGACGACCGGCTATCGCCCTGGCGTGCGCTTCGGCGCCGCGGTCGCGGGCGAGCGGCTCAGCCTGCCGCTGGAAGTGACGGTGCGCGACAACGGCTCCGGCGTGCCGCCGGATCTGATGCCGAATATTTTCGATCCCTTCGTCACCACCAAGCCGCGCGGCTCGGGCCTCGGCCTTGCGCTGGTCGCCAAGATCGTCGGCGACCATGGCGGCGTGATCGAGTGCGAGTCCGGACCGCGCCGGACGATATTCCGAATCCTTCTGCCCAAGGCGGCGGAACAGAGCGAGGGAGGCTGA
- a CDS encoding bifunctional 2-C-methyl-D-erythritol 4-phosphate cytidylyltransferase/2-C-methyl-D-erythritol 2,4-cyclodiphosphate synthase, with protein MSGIAVLIVAAGRGERAGGPVPKQYAPLLGKPILRRSIEAFARHPKVTAIQVAIGPDQDRAYAEAVEGLDLLAPIVGGATRQESVRRGLEALAGALPDIVLIHDAARPLVSTDVIAGVIAALESGSDAAVPLLAVADTLKRSEDSKWTTVSREGLHRAQTPQGFKFTKILRAHRHYAAQDVTDDMALAELAGLHITAVPGEDVNMKVTEPKDFALAEMHLRARLGESRTGMGYDVHRFTAGDHVWLCGVKVAHDHGLEGHSDADAGLHALTDAILGAIGEGDIGQHFPPSDERWRGAPSWKFLAHAASLVTAKGGAISHCDVTIICERPKVGPHREAMRARIAEILKLDVARVSVKATTTEGLGFEGRREGLAAQAVATVRLPG; from the coding sequence ATGTCTGGCATCGCCGTCCTGATCGTGGCCGCCGGCCGGGGCGAACGGGCGGGCGGCCCGGTGCCGAAACAATATGCGCCGCTGCTCGGCAAGCCGATTCTGCGTCGGTCGATCGAGGCGTTCGCGCGCCATCCCAAGGTGACCGCGATCCAGGTCGCGATCGGTCCCGACCAGGACCGCGCCTATGCGGAGGCGGTCGAGGGCCTGGACCTGCTCGCGCCCATCGTCGGCGGCGCGACGCGGCAGGAATCGGTGCGGCGCGGCCTCGAAGCGCTCGCGGGCGCCCTGCCCGACATTGTCCTCATCCACGACGCGGCGCGGCCGCTGGTGTCCACGGACGTGATCGCCGGCGTGATCGCCGCGCTGGAATCCGGTAGCGACGCCGCGGTTCCGCTGCTCGCGGTTGCCGACACCCTCAAGCGATCCGAGGATAGCAAATGGACGACGGTGTCGCGCGAAGGCCTGCATCGCGCGCAGACACCGCAGGGATTCAAGTTCACGAAAATATTGCGCGCGCACCGGCACTATGCCGCGCAGGATGTCACGGACGACATGGCTCTGGCCGAACTGGCGGGGCTGCACATCACGGCGGTTCCGGGCGAAGACGTGAACATGAAAGTGACGGAACCCAAGGACTTCGCTCTCGCCGAAATGCATTTGCGTGCCCGGCTGGGCGAGAGCCGCACCGGCATGGGCTACGACGTCCACCGCTTTACGGCGGGCGATCACGTTTGGCTCTGCGGCGTGAAGGTGGCGCACGATCACGGGCTCGAAGGCCATTCCGATGCCGATGCCGGACTGCACGCGCTGACCGACGCCATCCTTGGCGCCATCGGCGAAGGCGATATCGGCCAGCACTTCCCGCCGAGCGACGAACGCTGGCGCGGCGCGCCGTCGTGGAAATTCCTCGCCCATGCCGCGTCGCTGGTGACGGCCAAGGGCGGCGCGATCTCGCATTGCGACGTCACCATCATCTGCGAGCGGCCGAAGGTCGGACCGCACCGCGAGGCGATGCGGGCGCGCATCGCGGAGATCCTCAAGCTCGACGTCGCGCGCGTCAGCGTGAAGGCGACGACGACGGAGGGCCTGGGCTTCGAAGGACGCCGCGAAGGGCTTGCGGCACAGGCGGTCGCGACCGTCAGGCTGCCCGGATGA
- a CDS encoding phosphatidylglycerophosphatase A, whose amino-acid sequence MIATALSTVFGVGYARFAPGTAASLVALPFAWLILWKLGPAALAVIAIGTYFVGVWTTDIHAARIGKIDPSECVIDEVAGQWLACAAAPLSLVGFALAFALFRALDISKLWPVSLGEKLPGGWGIMTDDLIAGLLSAVVVAALRWRGLI is encoded by the coding sequence ATGATCGCAACCGCGCTCTCGACCGTCTTCGGCGTCGGCTATGCCCGTTTCGCGCCGGGCACGGCCGCGAGCCTGGTGGCGCTGCCCTTCGCCTGGCTGATCCTTTGGAAGCTTGGACCGGCGGCCCTGGCCGTCATCGCCATCGGCACCTATTTCGTCGGCGTCTGGACCACGGACATCCATGCGGCACGGATCGGAAAGATCGATCCGTCGGAATGCGTGATCGACGAGGTCGCTGGACAATGGCTCGCCTGCGCCGCGGCGCCGCTGAGCCTCGTCGGCTTTGCGCTGGCCTTCGCGCTGTTCCGCGCCCTCGATATCTCCAAGCTGTGGCCGGTGTCGCTCGGCGAGAAGCTGCCGGGCGGATGGGGCATCATGACCGACGACCTGATCGCCGGCCTTCTTTCGGCCGTCGTCGTTGCGGCCCTGCGCTGGCGCGGCCTAATCTGA
- a CDS encoding CinA family protein, which yields MMAEGAVENSNAQLAVAVTGIAGPGGGSPMKPIGLVHVAACREGRSILHEAHRFGDIGRTEVRLKTCEAALNLLHRLI from the coding sequence ATGATGGCGGAAGGCGCGGTCGAGAACTCCAATGCCCAGCTTGCCGTTGCGGTGACGGGCATCGCCGGTCCCGGCGGCGGCTCGCCGATGAAGCCGATCGGGCTCGTCCATGTCGCGGCCTGCCGCGAGGGCCGTTCGATCCTCCACGAAGCGCACCGCTTCGGCGATATCGGGCGGACCGAGGTGCGGCTGAAGACCTGCGAAGCGGCCCTAAACCTGCTGCACCGGCTGATCTGA
- a CDS encoding type II toxin-antitoxin system RatA family toxin: MSAHSETRIVPYMADLMFRVVADVERYPEFLPWVVALRVLSREHLTGRDVLNAEMAVGYGALREKYTSRIILDPAARVIDVAQTSGPFRILENHWRFTPQADRCRVEFSIAYEFKSRLLNAVAGAAFGKVYIKMADAFVARAKALSDQPVQQV, from the coding sequence GTGAGCGCCCATTCCGAGACCCGCATCGTTCCGTATATGGCCGATCTGATGTTCCGGGTCGTCGCCGATGTCGAGCGCTACCCGGAGTTCCTGCCCTGGGTCGTCGCGCTGCGCGTGCTGTCGCGCGAGCATTTGACGGGGCGCGACGTGCTCAACGCCGAGATGGCCGTGGGCTATGGCGCCTTGCGCGAAAAGTACACGAGCCGGATCATCCTCGATCCCGCCGCGCGCGTCATCGACGTGGCGCAGACTTCGGGTCCGTTCCGGATTTTGGAAAACCACTGGCGGTTCACGCCGCAAGCCGACCGTTGCCGCGTCGAATTCTCGATCGCCTATGAGTTCAAGAGCCGCCTGCTCAACGCCGTCGCCGGCGCGGCTTTCGGCAAGGTCTACATCAAGATGGCCGATGCGTTCGTGGCACGGGCGAAGGCGCTGTCAGATCAGCCGGTGCAGCAGGTTTAG